A window from Solanum stenotomum isolate F172 chromosome 7, ASM1918654v1, whole genome shotgun sequence encodes these proteins:
- the LOC125869692 gene encoding uncharacterized protein LOC125869692 yields the protein MSRIAECMLGHLVPCQVIHQALFSSLFSIGDSALASGIFGASPNKFLLRRVLQNFLAAVDIQKAMTIGVADQDMNTRGRPARRVGEEDVNEEVPPQVVQNGQGVQCNQVPIGEQENEVPVVPPDMTNEEIRSAFLILARAMAAQATRDMGPRVNANEGTMASKLRDFVRMNPPVFLGSKVGEDPQEFLDEVYKVVSAMGVTSREKAELASYQLKDVAQIWFTQWKANRPVGADPIEWEEFKEAFLGRYFPREMRECKVEEFINLRQGNMSVQEYSLRFTQLSKYAPSLVSNPRDEMSRFVTGVSDLVKEECHTAMLHNDMNISRLIVYAQSIEESKLKRMNRNVKRGRSDEQSQPRFKKRAQDQDFSSAPKVNQDKGGGSQFSKPTCTTCGKRHYGKCLAGTNGCYGCGKNDHKVKDCPTFTARGREAKQASKDGTVPIPPNYGRFYALQASKDKEANPNEGAGSGK from the exons CAGCGCTTTGGCTTCTGGGATATTTGGCGCTTCGCCTAACAAATTTTTACTTCGCCGTGTTTTACAGAACTTCTTAGCAGCTGTGGATATTCAAAAGGCAATGACCATCGGGGTCGCCGATCAG gatatgaatacaagaggGAGACCCGCAAGGAGAGTAGGAGAAGAGGATGTGAATGAGGAAGTTCCTCCCCAAGTTGTGCAAAATGGTCAAGGTGTGCAATGCAATCAAGTTCCTATAGGTGAGCAAGAGAATGAGGTTCCGGTGGTTCCCCCGGATATGaccaatgaagagattaggtcgGCTTTCTTAATCTTGGCCCGAGCCATGGCGGCTCAAGCGACTAGAGAtatggggcctagggtgaatgctaatgagggtactatggcttctaagttgagagactttgtgaggatgaatcctccggtgTTTCTAGGTTctaaggtgggagaggatccccaagaatttttggatgaagtgtataaggtagtgagtgctatgggggtgacttcaaGAGAAAAGGCGGAGCTTGCctcctatcaattgaaagatgttgcccaaatttggttcactcaatggaaggcTAATAGGCCGGTGGGAGCGgatcctatagaatgggaggagtttaaggaagctttccttggtaggtactttccccgtgagatgagggagtgtaaggttgaggagtttatcaatcttcggcaaggtaatatgagtgtgcaagagtattccttgaggtttacccaattgtctaagtatgccccatctttggtgtcaaaccctagggatgagatgagtaggtttgtgacCGGCGTATCCGACCTAGTCAAGGAAGAGTGCCATACGGCAATGCTCCATAatgacatgaacatttctaggctcatagtgtatgctcaatccattgaggagtccaaacttaagaggatgAATAGGAATGTGAAGAGGGGTAGATCCGATGAGCAAagtcaacctaggttcaagaagagggcTCAAGATCAAGATTTttcaagtgctcctaaggttaACCAAGATAAAGGTGGTGGATCTCAATTTTCTAAACCTACTTGCACCACTTGTGGCAAGAGGCActatgggaagtgcctagccggtactaatggatgctatggttgtgggaagAATGATCACAAGGTGAAAGATTGTCCTACTTTTACGGCTAGAGGAAGGGAGGCAAAGCAAGCTTCTAAAGATGGAACGGTTCCTATTCCTCCAAATTATGGtcgtttctatgctctccaagctagCAAGGACAAGGAAGCTAATCCGAATGAAGGCGCCG gttccggcaagtga